The genome window GATGACGAACTCCAGATAAGAAGCGCCTTCAAAGCGAAGCCCCCGGCCCAAGCCGAAGCCGAAGGCAAAAAGGTAGAGCAGCGGCGTCACCATCGTCGAGGCTGTGTTGCGCCAGAAGCGCCGGGTGAAGACGCGGTACTCCTGCCAGAGGATGGTGCCGATGCCTGCCAGCAGGGGCGAGTGCTGCGAAAGCGCCTCTTTCGGCGGTGATTGCCTATGTAATTCCATGGGTGTCACCTTTCCTATTTACAGCATTCGAGATCTACGTCATTCGAGTAAGCCATTTTATGAAGTCGCTTTTTGTCGATTCCCATGAGTCGGGTTTTAAGTAAATCACTCAATCCTGAATCAACCGGTCCCCTGCTGTCAACTGGATAAAAACATCCTCCAGATTTGTCTGGCGCAGCGATACCGAATCAACCTTGTCTTGAACCTCACCGGTAAAGGCGGCAGCAGCCTCTCGGGTCGGAAAAAAGCGGCTCTGTCGTTTGCCGTTATCATCGACTTCGACGACAAAGGCGCCGATGCGGGCCTTCAGTTCTGCCGGCGTGCCCAGTTCGACCAGGTTGCCTTGATGCAAGAGCCCCACGCGGTTGCAGAGGGCATCGGCTTCTTCCAGGTAGTGGGTGGTCAGGACGATCGTCTGGCCGCCTGTGTTTAGTTTTCGCACCAAATCCCACATGCGGCGGCGACTGATCGGATCAAGGCCGATGGTCGGTTCGTCGAGCAGCAGGATAGAAGGGCGGTGCATCAGAGCGCGGGCGATGAGGATGCGCCGCTTCATGCCGCCCGAGAGCCGTCGCACCGGCTCGTCGGCTCGGTCGGCCATCTCGACGAAAGCGAGCAGTTCGTCCATGCGCGCCTGGCGTTCGTTGGCCCTCAATCCGAAAAGACGGCCATGCATCTCCAGGTTCTCCCTCGCCGTCAATTCACCATCCAGGTTCATGTGCTGGGGGACCAGGCCGATCATGGACTTCATCGCCATGGAGTCACGGGTCATGTCGCGGCCATCGATGATGATCCGGCCTGACGTCGGCTTTGCCAGCGTCATCAGCATGCGGATCGTAGTCGTTTTTCCGGCGCCGTTCGGTCCCAGGAGGCCGAAAAATTCGCCGCCTTCGATGGTGAGGGATAGGTTGTCCACGACAGCCCGGTTTTCAAAGGTTTTGGTCAGTGATTCGAGAACAATCATCGTGAAACTCCCTTAATCGAATATTTCGCCAGTAAGATTGCAGGGCAAGCTTATTCATAATAATTATCCATATCATTAAAAACTCCTGCGTTTCAGCGGTTCTGTTGCCACTCTTTTTCAGTGGGGATTTTTTTGGTCGCAGTGGACAAATAGGGTATTGCAATGAGAATGAAATTCACTTAGAATAAATTCGCAGATAAAAAAGAGATTCATTCTCATTTGAAACTTGTGGGGATTTTCCCTTTTCGATGAGACATAAAGGAGTGAGACACCATGGCGACCTGCCACGGCGCACCGATCAAACTGGATATCGGCAAAGGGGAAAAGAAGCTGGTGTTGGCCGGCAACCCCAATGTAGGCAAGTCAGTCTTTTTCAATCACCTGACCGGGATGTATGTCGATGTATCCAACTACCCCGGCACCACCCTCGACATCTCTCACGGCCGGTACAAAGACTGGGTGGTCATGGACACCCCGGGCATTTATGGGCTCTCTTCCTTTAACGATGAGGAGCGCATCGCTCGCGATGTGATCCTGCAGGCTGACATGGTCCTGAACATCGTCAACGCCCTGCACCTGGAGCGGGATCTGTTTCTCTCTTTGCAGATCATCGACACTGGCGTGCCGGTCGTCATAGCCGTCAACATGGTCGACGAGGCGAAGCGGCGGGGGATTCACATCGATTTTGACGGCCTTTCCCGTGAGTTGGGCGTGCCTGTTGTGCCCTCTGTCGCTGTGAAAGGCCAAGGGCTCAAGGAAGTGGAGGCGACCCTTGCTAAGGCTCGGCCGGGCCGCGCCGGCGTATCACTGGCGCAGGATATGGACATAGTGGCCGCTGTGACCGCCAACCGTGGCGAGGCGTTGCTGGCTCTGGAAGGTGACGAGGGCATCCGGCAAACCTACCGGATCACGGCACCCTCTCGCCGGGAAGAGATCTACCTGGAGCGGCGCCGGCGCGTCAATGAGATTTGCCAGGCCGTCGTCACTGAGACGACCCAGGGGGCGAACTTCTCCGTCAAACTGGGTTATTGGATGGTTCGCCCGATCACGGGGATTCCCATCCTTGCGGTGGTTCTCTACTTTATGTATCAGCTGATCGGCGTCTGGGTCGCCGGCGATGTGGTCGGGCTGACCGAGGAAGGCATCTTCCAGGCCTACTATGAGCCTTTTGTGCGTGATCTGCTCTCGCCGTTGATCGCTTCCGAATCGCCGATCGGAATGATCCTCTTTGGCGAGTTCGGTCTCCTGACGATGACGGTCACCTATGTCTTCGGGCTGCTGCTGCCGCTGGTCATTGCCTTTTATCTCTCCTTGTCGACCCTGGAAGATTCGGGGTATCTGCCCCGGGTGGCCGCCCTCTCTGACCGTGTGCTCAATTACCTGGGATTGAACGGACGAGCCATCATCCCGCTGATCCTCGGTTTCGGTTGTGTCACCCTCGCCACCATCACGACCCGGTTGCTCGCCTCGGAGCGGGAAAAACGCATCGCCATCTTCCTGCTCGGACTGGCCATTCCCTGTTCGGCCCAGTTGGGCGTCATCACCGGCATCCTGGCCGCTATTGACCCGGCCTTCGTCTTCATGTACGTGTTGATCATCCTTTCCATTCTCATTGGCGTGGGGATGATCATGGACCGGGTGATCCCCGGTCGCTCCTCTGACCTGTTGATTGAACTGCCGCCCATCCGACTGCCCCGTATGATCAATGTGTTGAAAAAGACGGGCATCAAATCCTATGCCTTCGTCAAAGAGGCCTTCCCGCTCTTTGCCCTGGGCTCGCTGATCATCAGCGTTCTGCAGGTGACTGGCGCGCTGGTAGTGCTCCAAGACGCGCTGGCGCCGCTCACCGTCGGCTGGCTGGGCCTGCCGAAAGAGACGGCTAACGTCTTCATCATGGGCCTTGTTCGCCGCGACTTTGGCGCCGCCGGCTTGGCTGACATGGTCCTTGAGCCCCATCAGTCCGTGGTGGCCCTCGTTGTGATCACACTCTTCGTCCCCTGCATCGCCACAGTGCTGATCCTTTTCAAAGAGCGTTCCAAGAAAGAAGCCCTGGTCATGTGGCTCTCCACCTGGGTCATCGCCTTTTTGGTCGGCGGGATTGTGGCCCAACTTTACGCTCAACTGGAGCAGGTGTATATGACGGTTGCCGCTTTCGCCGGAATTATGGCGTTATTGGTGGGAGGAGTCCTCTTGTTTGCGCCAAAAAAGCAGTCCGTTGATCCCGAAGGGAACGCCTGCTGCCAGGCGGAGTAACCCAGGGATCCTGGAGGTCAATCGGATTCTTGGTGGACGCGCATACCGATTTGCCGATTGGCGAGTCACAAAGGGAGGTCGCTTGCTGTGGGATGGTTTTCCTCGAAAAAAAAGACGGACAGCGCTTGCGCCGCCGGACCTTACATCTCTGCCTGCCCTGGCTGCGGCCTTGATGTGCGGGTCTGGCAACAAGGACAGGGAGAGGGGAAGGAACCGCGAGAGCGTTGTCCCCGTTGCAATACCTTGCTGCGGCCGGCCATGGGTTGTGGCGGCTGCGGCGGTTGTGGAAGCTGTTCGAAATAAGGGAGGAGGTATTGCCATGACCCTTGATTGCGGTTTGAAAGGGCAGACGGTCTGCATCACCGGTATCCGCCACCCGCTCGTACGGGCCCAGGCGATCCGCTTCGGCATCTCAGAAGGCGAGACAGTGACGGTGCAGGAGGTCATCCCCTCCGGTCCGGTGATCGTTCGCAAACGCCACCAGGAATTGGCCATTGGCCGCCGGATGGCGGAGGATATCGATATCAGCGTCGTAACTTGATGATCTGTTAGACATGATATAGCGGAATAGCTCAAAGGGCCGTATCCAGCCCAAGGAAGAAGCCTCCCGAGAACAGAACTCGGGAGGCTTTTCCTCCTTTACGGCCCTTTGACACACTTGTTGATCATCGGGCGAATTTTTTGTCTCAGCGCAATAGGACTGCTATAATTCAAAGGGAAACAATCTACATAGGCCTCTCAAGGAGGAGTTGTCGATGGATCGAAGCCCTATGCTCGCCCGTTGTGTCGAACGGTTGCGCGCTGCCCGGAAGATCGCTGTTTTGACTGGCGCTGGCATCTCCACCGAATCGGGGATCCCCGACTTTCGCAGTCCCAACGGACTTTGGCAGAGACGGGAAGTGCGCGAGTCGATCACACGGTCTTGCTTTTTTCATCAGCCGGAACGGTTTTACCGTTATTTTCAGGAACTCTTTTTGCCCTGGACCGATATTGAACCCAACGGGGCTCACCGGGCTTTGGCCCAGTTGGAACAAAAATACGGCAAGTGGGTGGCCGTCGCCACCCAGAACATCGACGGGTTGCACCAGGCGGCCGGTTCCAGCCAGGTGGCCGAACTGCATGGTCATCTTCGCACAGCCGCCTGTCCCGACTGTGGCGCTGTCTATGATATGGCGGAAGTCCGGCAAGCGTTGGACCAAAAAAGAACCCCCGCCTGCGAATGCGGCGGGGTGATCAAACCGGATGTAGTGCTTTTTGGCGACAGCCTCGATCCGGATACATGGGTGAAGGCCCAGGTATGGATGCAGCAGGCCGATCTCATCTTTTGTATCGGAACCTCCTTGACGGTGACGCCGGCGAATACGCTCATCGACCGTCGCCGCCGCGACAGCGCGCTGATCATCATCAATCTAGAACCGACCGCCTGGGATGACGACGCGGACTTCGTCTTTCACGAGAAAGCCGGAGAGTTACTGCCCCGGCTTGTCGGACAATTGGACGGCCAGTTTTTTTAAGCGCCAGAGGGTGTCAAGGGTGATGCGAAAGGCGCCGCTGGCTCCCGACAGGGCTTTCGAAAGGTAGATGGCAATGTCCTCGATGTCGAAGCGAAGGTATTTCGTCCCGGCGCCACGCGGAACACCGATATCGATCAGGGGCAGCGGCCCCTGGCAGGGGTTGATGTTGGCGCTTGCCATCGTGATGTGGATGACGCCGCCGCGTTCAAGGATAAACTGTCGCGCTGCTGGCTCGATGCGAAAACGTTCGCTGGATTCTTCCTCGGTGCGCATCGTTAAAGACCTCCTGGCAATAGGAGTAAGTATATAAAGATTGTACCAGGGTGAGAAAATGTCTTCAAGCATAAAAACATCAATCCGGGTATATTGTATATATTTATGGAAGATTGGTATGGCAGATTGACGCCTCCGTCGTTGAAGGAGGAAGCGGTGCCCCAGTAATTGCCTCGATTTGCATCGACAAGCGCCATCCCGGTTTGTATAATAGGATTACTAATGAAAAGGGCGAAGCTTTTTACAGACTTCGAGAAAGGACGGTACAAAGGATGGAATCGGTCTGGTTGATTCTTCTGGTCATCAGCGCAATTGTTGGTTATTATATTTACAGAGCGAGACTCTCAGAACGGTTGCTTGACTCTCCCGGGCCGGGAGGAAGCTATACGCCCCCCTCTGTTCCCCCGGGACATATCCACGCGGGGCCGCAGGGGCTTGTTTCCGGACCTGGCGCTATGGCCATTCCGGTCGCCGCGAGCGCCCAGGGAGGCGATGCCCTGGCTGGCGTCATGTTGAACAATCTGTTGCACAACGGGTTGATCAATCAATCCCAGTTTGATCAGTGGCGAGAATTGCCTGTCGACGAGCTGAAGGATCAACTGGTTGGCAGCAATATTATGAATCCCGAACAGGTGTCCCAGTTCACCAACCGGCAGCAGGAGATCCTGCGCAACAACACATTCCCCGGTGGTGGACAGGCGTAAGAGATACAGAAAGGTCCGTTTCTTTGATGATCGCTGGTCGGCGGTGACGCCGGAGGCGCCAAAACCGGGGAGACCCGGTTTTTTTTATTCAGCCATGATGGGGGCCCGTGAAGACGATGTTGGCGGAAAGCAAAAAAGTGTACCTCAAATTGATGATTTCCACCGGACGTTTTGGGGCGGCAGCCAAAGCCTTCGCTCCCGATGAGGGGCCTGAGGAGGGCAAACTCGCCCTGGCCCTGGCCATCGTCAACGGCGATTATGTCGCCTTTTATGAGGCGGCCGATCTGTGGGATGGGGCTTTCGGTCTGACATCGGGCGAAGGTCGTGAACAGAAGGGACGTGCGGGACAGCAGGGAAGCCGATCGCCCCAAAACCGCCGAGGAGTGCAGGAAGCAGGACGGGAAAACGCGAACGACGGCGGAGCGGCTATCCCTGTTGATGAAACATGGCTGCTCCTGCGTTGTCACGGCGAGTTGGGTTACCGGGGATTGCATCCGCGCTCTCTGCCCATCTTTTTGACTGCCGCCCGCCAGATCCCCGAGAATCCATTCGCCCTCTGGGCGGCTGCTGTGGGGTGCGCCGATCGCAACCAGGCTGATGCGGAAGCTGTCGCTTTCTATGAAAGAGCTCTGACCGTCTCCGGTGAGACGCTCGCCCAGTATGATCCTGTCACCCTCTTGAGCGGCAATCCCCTCTTTACCGTTTATCCCCGTTTGGTGGCGGAACTGCGCCGGGTGTTGGGGCCCGCCCTGTGGGAGGCCGGGCGCTTTCCCCCCGAGTGGGAGCTGCAGCGGCTGTGGGAAGACCGGCTGGTGACGGCGCG of Heliomicrobium gestii contains these proteins:
- a CDS encoding CC/Se motif family (seleno)protein produces the protein MRTEEESSERFRIEPAARQFILERGGVIHITMASANINPCQGPLPLIDIGVPRGAGTKYLRFDIEDIAIYLSKALSGASGAFRITLDTLWRLKKLAVQLSDKPGQ
- a CDS encoding FeoA family protein; the protein is MTLDCGLKGQTVCITGIRHPLVRAQAIRFGISEGETVTVQEVIPSGPVIVRKRHQELAIGRRMAEDIDISVVT
- a CDS encoding ABC transporter ATP-binding protein translates to MIVLESLTKTFENRAVVDNLSLTIEGGEFFGLLGPNGAGKTTTIRMLMTLAKPTSGRIIIDGRDMTRDSMAMKSMIGLVPQHMNLDGELTARENLEMHGRLFGLRANERQARMDELLAFVEMADRADEPVRRLSGGMKRRILIARALMHRPSILLLDEPTIGLDPISRRRMWDLVRKLNTGGQTIVLTTHYLEEADALCNRVGLLHQGNLVELGTPAELKARIGAFVVEVDDNGKRQSRFFPTREAAAAFTGEVQDKVDSVSLRQTNLEDVFIQLTAGDRLIQD
- the feoB gene encoding ferrous iron transport protein B — translated: MATCHGAPIKLDIGKGEKKLVLAGNPNVGKSVFFNHLTGMYVDVSNYPGTTLDISHGRYKDWVVMDTPGIYGLSSFNDEERIARDVILQADMVLNIVNALHLERDLFLSLQIIDTGVPVVIAVNMVDEAKRRGIHIDFDGLSRELGVPVVPSVAVKGQGLKEVEATLAKARPGRAGVSLAQDMDIVAAVTANRGEALLALEGDEGIRQTYRITAPSRREEIYLERRRRVNEICQAVVTETTQGANFSVKLGYWMVRPITGIPILAVVLYFMYQLIGVWVAGDVVGLTEEGIFQAYYEPFVRDLLSPLIASESPIGMILFGEFGLLTMTVTYVFGLLLPLVIAFYLSLSTLEDSGYLPRVAALSDRVLNYLGLNGRAIIPLILGFGCVTLATITTRLLASEREKRIAIFLLGLAIPCSAQLGVITGILAAIDPAFVFMYVLIILSILIGVGMIMDRVIPGRSSDLLIELPPIRLPRMINVLKKTGIKSYAFVKEAFPLFALGSLIISVLQVTGALVVLQDALAPLTVGWLGLPKETANVFIMGLVRRDFGAAGLADMVLEPHQSVVALVVITLFVPCIATVLILFKERSKKEALVMWLSTWVIAFLVGGIVAQLYAQLEQVYMTVAAFAGIMALLVGGVLLFAPKKQSVDPEGNACCQAE
- a CDS encoding SIR2 family NAD-dependent protein deacylase yields the protein MDRSPMLARCVERLRAARKIAVLTGAGISTESGIPDFRSPNGLWQRREVRESITRSCFFHQPERFYRYFQELFLPWTDIEPNGAHRALAQLEQKYGKWVAVATQNIDGLHQAAGSSQVAELHGHLRTAACPDCGAVYDMAEVRQALDQKRTPACECGGVIKPDVVLFGDSLDPDTWVKAQVWMQQADLIFCIGTSLTVTPANTLIDRRRRDSALIIINLEPTAWDDDADFVFHEKAGELLPRLVGQLDGQFF